TAGACTGTCTACAAGCAGATTTGtatttaaacatttgtatttaCATAATATTGGTATTGTATTACTGCAGTAGCACATTTATATTTTAACCATTAAAAtcgtaaaattatttttaaataactacaaTATCTTAACTTAGGGAACTGGATTGCTGTGGCTTCCGGGTGGCATAAAGCTTTTTGCAGTGTTTTATACCCTCGGCAATCTTGCTGCGTTAGCCAGGTACGTTTGGCTTCTCAAAATATCTGGTTTGCTCTTGCTACCAAGTTTACCTTTCTAATAAACACTTTCCCAGTAGGATGTTTATGTAGCTCTGTACATATTGTAAATTCAGCCACAAGATTTACATGTATTAAGTAAATATGTATTGACTGCTGCTACATACCATCTCCCATAACAGACGGTATTAGTGCTAGGAATAGCCAGCCTTTGTGGGGCACTTACTGTGTGGGACTGTTCTGAGTGTTTTATATGTATTACGACGAGCTTGTGAGGTAGGCAGTATTATCATCCCCGTTTATAGCTGGAGATAATAGCGCAGAGCAGGGGGGTCAGTGCTGCCCGTGGCAGTGAACCTAAATCATGGCTGAGGTGGGAATCCTGCAGACAGTGGGCTCCGGAGCCCAGGCTTGGAGCTGCTGCACTCTAGGCCTTGCTcttgtggagcttacattttaatgAAGATGTTCACATCATAAGCCAGAGAAAGATGGGATGGCATTGGTGCTGTGCAGAGAATTAAAATAGGGTGTGGCAGTAGTGACTGAGGGCTACTTTAGATTGGGAGTATGAGAATCCCTCTTGGAGAACCTTTGACTCATCCTTGGGTTGTTATTTGTCTTAGTCCCTTTTGTGCTGCAGTAACAGAATACTGTAGACTGGGTGACttaggaagaagagaaatttttCTCACAGTTGGAGGCCTGAAGGTCCAAGGTTAAGGCACTAGCAGGCTTAGTTTCCTGCTGATGGATGCATCCCCCAAGGGGAAGATCCCCGTGTCCTCCCAGGGCAGAAAAGAGCAACCCCTGGGCAGCCTCTCCTCCAAGTCCCTCTGATCCCTTTCAGAGGAGTTCTCACAGCCTAATCCGGTCTTCACACTACCACGCTGAGGACACCTACATTTGGAAGAGGACACCTTCACACCATAGCATGTCTAGTGGAATAGTTGTGAAGTTTCTTTATaaagttaaggaaaaaataaaacagatttagtGAGAGATGTTAACTAAATAAACcaacagggtttctttttttaaaaagcagtttatttttGCATAGCCAGATCAATTAGTAGACCTGTACCTCAGTTAAACTTTATTTGTTTCAAACAGTACATGCTTTTTAATGGGACCTGTGAAGCAActgaagaaaatgtttgaaacaaCAAGATTGCTTGCAACAATTATTATGCTCGTAAGTAAAtagtgcatttttaaaacttttattgaaGTATTTGCACTGTTATTTTATGAATAATTGTCTGTTCTTAGGTATGTATACTTCTTGTGCTGGATGTAATAATTatatctggccgggcacggtggctcacacctgtaaccgcagcactttaggaggccggatcacctgagggcaggaggtcaagaccaacctgaccaatatgatgaaaccccgtctctactaaaaatacaaaaattagcccggcgtggtggcatgtgcctgtaatcccagctacttgggaggctgagataggagaattgcttgaacgtgggaggcggaggttgcagtgagccaagatcgcgccattgcactccagcctggccaacaagagtgaagctctgtctaaaaaagaaaaaaataaaaagttatgtcCTGTGTGTTATAGAGTTCAGATGGTACAGTATTGTCTGAGACTACTGGCTGGGTAAAGCCTGCTTCTGTTGTGTATATGGAATGGTGTAGCTGTGTATTTAAATGAACCCTAGAGCCGagtgtgctttcatttttaagCCCTGCCGATGGTTTCATAAGGGATTGTTAGTTCGTACCCTTTGGAGGGTGGGTGTAGACACCCTCCAGAACACCCTCCATAGACACCATACTTCTGTGTCCTTAGGAATATTCTTAGGGAGATTTAGCATCATTTGTCATCTGACTTTTGTCCCTTCCCTGTGTGCCGACTTGACACATTCTAACAATATGGCTCCCATAACAGTATCTTTAAATGTGCCTTCCATTACGTTGTGGATTCTGTCCACAACTCTCAGGTCATCGCTCTTGTTTTCTTGAGCCCGGGTGGTCGGTAGATTAGAGTTTACGCTTTGGCTAGAAAGGTTGTTTCCATTCTCACACATGCCGGGTGTTGAGCTGTTCATCGTTTCGTGTATTGTGGGCAGGAGGGGGACCCAAATCTCTTCTCCATCCTGCCTCTGTCGCCTAACTCACCTGGTCTGTGTCTCTTGTGGATTTCTTTTGCCTTCAAGCATTTATGATATTTAAAGGATTGAAATATCACCATTAAAACTATTAACATGAGCTTTCCAAACACAGCTAACCTATGTTAATTTACAAGGAAATATTTGTTAACTCTAATCTGCCTGGCAGTCTTCTCCCATCTCCTCACTAGAGGaatcatttttagctttatttattATGTCTTTATTCAACTTcgtattttcttacttttataaTCTCCAGTTATTTTGAATTTCCTATAATAGCATATGTAacaacatatatataaacatttaactTTAGCTTACGAAGAAATTATATTTCACTGTTAGAATATAAGTAGTTTATATTCCACGAAGATTTTAGTtagttttatttaagaaatcctGGCACTTATCCCTCAGCCTTTTCAGTAACATACTGTACCTTACAAAAATACACATCAAATTGAGAGAATGTGGGAGCGTTTGAACATATAAGACGTTTCCCAAGGTGGAGCACTTTGATTGGTTTGATTTGCTGCCCACATAAGATCATGCCTAGTAATGGTGGTGAAGAGGCTCTGTCACGTAGAGCCTTGCACATGCCAGCTTCTAGCTCAAGCCCATCGTGGATGCACTCTACCTTATTCATTACGACAGCCCTTTAAAGCATGTAGGTAGGAACTCTcctcattttaaagagaaaacaggTTTAGACAAGTCCACTGACTTCACCAAGGACCCTCAGATAGCAGGCATCAGAGCTGGGATCTCTTTAGGTCTTTCCAACACCACACTGCCCACCTCTCACGTTCACTCCTGTGCCTACTTGCTTTCACAGGGATGAGGAATGATCATCTTTCAGTTTACTTAACAGAGTAAATTATCAGGTGCTTCCAATTTGCCAAGGAATATTGCAGTCGTAGACTTTAAAGTAAAGTAATACTTACAGAAAATGTAAGTAAAACTAGTCAGCTGTATTCTTACCTTTGTTCTATAGTATATTACCTATGCAAATGAATGCAGAATAGTTTATGCATTTCTATTAGGCTTTTGAAAGGATCTCAAATTTATAATCTACTCTTTCTTCCCTTGTAGTTGTGTTTCATATTTACCCTGTGTGCTGCTCTTTGGGTAAGTTATGCCAGCCCTACTGGCTCTCAGTTAACTGTGTGCCCCCTCCCCAGCTGAAGTGTCATCACACCGTTATCTTAAAATagctcatctgtttttttttaaactctctaAAGATTAGGTATTCCTAAAATTTGACATGTTAACGTCCAGCTAGTGGCTAAAAATGCCACAGATTCTACTGTCTACAGCGTAGAGGTAGTCAGTAAACCCACATGTGCACACTTGCTCACCCATCCAGCTAGTGGCTAAATGTGCCATAGATGCTGCTGTCTATAGCATAGAGGTCGTTAATAAACACACACGTGTGCCCGAGAGCTCACCTGCTTGTGGGCCCGGTTGGCTCCTCTGACAGTGCCCTGTGTGGTGAGGGGCCCTCGCTCAGGGGTGTGCTCTCTCCCTCATGCTGCTGCAGGGGTGCACTGTGACTCTGCAGTGGTGAGGCAAGTGCGCTGCAAGTAGCAAGGTGTAAAACCAATGGAGAAGGCCAGAAAACGCAAATAGTAacaacagagagacagaggaactGAAATCCTCCTCCTACCCTGTGGAGAAGGTTAACAGCTCTTCACTAGCCTTTAAAGAAGTCACAATGTTGCAATTCCGTTTACTTTTTGATCTTCCTGATTCTACATCATACTTTTCTACTGTACTCAACCTATTTCCCAAAAAGGTTTGAAGCAGTTCTTGAACTATCAACAAGAAAAGtcccattttaaagaagaaagggTAGATAGTTTAGACATATTCTATCAGAAATATTCcaggtttttttattttggtgatgTAAGGACAGAACTTTAGTTATATGAGATTGATTTACGTGTCATTTATTAATGATAAAAGAATATTCTTGCACATCTCTATAGAACATTGATATTTGGTTTTGGAATTGTCTGTTTACTTATAAACAGTAGACtgaagataaataagtaaaaaagtaCTGATGGACAAGGAATTCTCAAAATAGATCTTTTAAAACAACCATGGAAACTGATTATATTATTCCAGAAGAtcacaataaaatacaaatttccttCGAAATGTCACTCAAGGAAAAAATAGGCATgagtaaaataagtaaatttcacATGGGGCATACAGATCTTAGTGGGATTTTAAATGTTGATTCTAGATAAATTAACATTGACTTTAAAGACCTAACCACCTTTAAAAGTTTAATGTTTTCAGCCTGTGCACGATTGTTTCagtaacatttatttaaagtcacatattttgcaatatttaaaTTAATGGATATAGTTttagaaaggaaattattttatggATTCTAAAGTTTCAGAtcaactgtattttaaatttatcacactaaaatttaataaagaagATAAATGGAGCCATCTACATTTTTGAAAGAGAAGAATTAAGTTTGATTGAGAAAGctgttttaaaactttgaaacTCATAATTCctctgtttttgctgttgttagtGGCATAAGAAGGGACTGGCTGTGTTATTCTGCATATTGCAGTTCTTGTCAATGACCTGGTAAGTCTTTCCTTATCctagtaaaatgttaaaattgcCTGAGATGTGACAAGCATTTCGTCTGGTGTTTCGGAGCCAGACAGGCCGTGCAGGCTCAGAGGAGGGGAGGTCTGGGATGAGTCCTGTTGGAGTTGACAGCGTGGCTCAGTGGTGCTGTTAGGGAGAAGTATGGGGTGCTGTGCTCGTGTAGTTACGTAGTGATATGTTCTGCTTTTTTCTAatgtgagaaagaaataagaaaagtagGTGATGCCATGTGAAAACATAAAAGTGAGACCAAATCACAGGGTGAGACCAAGGGAAGATGAGTTTCCCTGCATTATCTACTCTATTGCTGGATAAATACAAGGTGGAATTTATCTTAATGTTGACTCCGTGGCCCTGTGATATCTGGAGATGTCTTCTGAATTGGCAGTGATTAATACTTCTTAAgttactggttgagcatcccaaatccaaaatgcttcaggatccaaacttctttttttttttttttgagacagtctcactctgtcacccaggctggagtacagtggcattatcttggctcactgcagcctctgcctccgggtgattcttgtgcctcagcctctcaggtagctgggattacaagtgtgaggcaccatgcccagcccaaaatccaaaacttcttGAACGCTAACATGATGCTCAGATTTGGTTGATAACCAGTAAATGTAATGCAGATATTccaaaaatccagaaaaatccAGTATCCAACACATTTctagtcccaagcatttcagatcaGAGATGCTTCACCTGCACTGCCTTTCCCACTCCACTTTTGTGAATATTCAGTAATGCCCTGGTTCCCGCTCAGACTCTCCTCCTCTTAGCCTTTTTGTGTCTCGTACCGTAAGAGTTCATCAGCATAAAGGCCATAAATAGCCGGGCGGCTGATTAAACATGCCCTACAACTCCTGTGCTCTTCTGTGTTAGTGAAGAgggcttttccttttccttttccttttcctttagagCAGCTCTTGCTTGCTTCCTCATTTTTGCTTCCTGGttttgccattttacattcctctTACTCGATGTTACCCAGTTTGGGATCACCTTTCTTTTGGCCCTCTTTCCACTGACAGGTGAAACATCGATGAATGTTAAATGCAATTCTCTGTATATCTCAAATTAACCATATAATGttccttattctttttcattgataTGTGAAGAAACCTAAATTTAATCTCTTGGTTATTTTCTCTAGTATTTTGCCTTTTATTGCCTAATTTGTACCTAATAATTGATTTATCCCTAAAGGAGACTATAAATACCAGTTTTGGTacagtttctattttattataagaagctcaaactttagcatgcacCGGAATCACCTAGAGAGTTTGTTTAAAGTGCAGGTTGCTTGTTAAAGCAAGCTTGTGATTTAGGAGGTTTAGGGTAGGGcctaataatttacatttttaacaagttcccagatgataCTCTCACTGCTGGTCGGggtcacactttgagaaccactgtacaGTCTCATGGTGCTGTATTTATTATAAGGTTAGACATGACCTTTCGGCATAAAGAAAAACCATCATTCAGATGAAGATTTAACATGCTTGAATATTTCTTGCAGGTATAGCCTGTCGTACATCCCATATGCAAGGTGAGCTTGTTTGAATTCTGTCTTGTTTCTGGTTCTTATCCTCACGCAAACATAtgaatttaagtaatttttacataaaaatactatttaaacactttttttggttgatctTAATTTCCTGaaaggaaataaactttttttttttttttgagatggagtcttgctctgtcgccaggctagagtacagtggtgcgatttcggctcactgaaatctctgcctctcaggttcaagattcccccacctcagcctcctaagtagctgggactacaggcatatactaccatgcccggctaatttttttttgtattttagtagagatggggtttcatcatgttgtccaggatggtctcagtctcctgactttgtgatccgaccaccttggcctcccaaaatgctgggattacaaccgtggagccaccgcacccggcaataGACATGTTTTCAATGAGATGAATAGAAGCTTGCCATGATAATGTCTGTGTGGAAACATTTTGGTGACATGGAGCAGCTGTGTGGGGAGTATCCTCCCGCCCTGctgcctggcatgcagtagggAATGTGGATgagattctggaccc
This genomic stretch from Chlorocebus sabaeus isolate Y175 chromosome 13, mChlSab1.0.hap1, whole genome shotgun sequence harbors:
- the SFT2D1 gene encoding vesicle transport protein SFT2A isoform X2, translated to MRVTFSSKKFRSSSGAGTAVLDASSLSFNTRLKWFAICFVCGIFFSILGTGLLWLPGGIKLFAVFYTLGNLAALASTCFLMGPVKQLKKMFETTRLLATIIMLLCFIFTLCAALWWHKKGLAVLFCILQFLSMTWYSLSYIPYARDAVIKCCSSLLS
- the SFT2D1 gene encoding vesicle transport protein SFT2A isoform X1; this encodes MEKLRRVLSGQDDEEQGLTTQVLDASSLSFNTRLKWFAICFVCGIFFSILGTGLLWLPGGIKLFAVFYTLGNLAALASTCFLMGPVKQLKKMFETTRLLATIIMLLCFIFTLCAALWWHKKGLAVLFCILQFLSMTWYSLSYIPYARDAVIKCCSSLLS